The Bacillota bacterium nucleotide sequence ACTTTTCGCATAAGAACAAATGAGATATACTTATACTTATCTTTATTCAAAATAAAACGCATTGGAAGTGTTAAGATGCGGAAAACTTTCCCCGGTCACCATTACCCCTGGAAACTGACTGATTTATTGGTAGTCCTGGTGGCTATTGCCGGTGTGGGCTGGTTGTATGACAAGATAGGCCGCGCTATCTTTAGCTTGATGGTTAAAGTGCTGGCTTTTATTCCAGCCACTGATCTGTATTACTTTCTGGTTGGGGCTATTCTGCAAACGCTGATGGTGATCGGGTTGGTGTGCTATTTCAGTTTTGTTAAGTACCAATGCCGACCTGAAGACCTTGGTTTAGGTAATTACCCTTGGCCGCGAGCTTTATGGCTGGGCTTTCTGGGAGGAATCAGCTTGTTTTCTCTGATGTTCGTTGGGGCCAGTTTAATCAGTTTGGTTTATCCTGAGGTACCTGCCCCGCAGCCATTTGCTGAAATCGTGATGCGGGTGAAAAACTGGCGGGAATTGATCATTCCTCTGCTGGTTGGTTCAGTCCTGGCGCCCGTGAGTGAAGAAATGTATTTTCGGGGTTTTGTTTACCCTTATCTTCGGT carries:
- a CDS encoding CPBP family intramembrane metalloprotease yields the protein MRKTFPGHHYPWKLTDLLVVLVAIAGVGWLYDKIGRAIFSLMVKVLAFIPATDLYYFLVGAILQTLMVIGLVCYFSFVKYQCRPEDLGLGNYPWPRALWLGFLGGISLFSLMFVGASLISLVYPEVPAPQPFAEIVMRVKNWRELIIPLLVGSVLAPVSEEMYFRGFVYPYLRSRLGVRMALWLSAMFFSVLHLDVVRFIPLMLGGFGLAWLYERTGSLYPSVVAHGVWNGVMTFIIFWSAH